The Rosa rugosa chromosome 1, drRosRugo1.1, whole genome shotgun sequence genomic sequence ATTTCAACCGAATCAAACCGTCATTTCGGTATGCCGACTCGTCGGTATCCGACGGCAGCGGTACGGTAACGGTATGAATTTTAGAAAACCGACCAGCTTCGGTCGGTAGCCGATAATCGGAAATTTGACTCGGTTTTGTACCGAATCCACCCCTAATCATATGTGGACGTGATGCAGATAAGGTACGTAATAATAAATCCTTCACTTTTAAGTACACTCGCAAGTTTTGGGTTGCCGAGATATTCATGTGGACTTATGGGTTTTGGGTGTTGGTCCGTTTTTGGCCGCCTGCTTGTTTCTTTGCTATGTAATGTTGGGCCTTTATGCTTGGGCTCCTTTACGTTTATTATTTAGGAAAAGATTACTAATGATCACTGAGTAACCCATTAAACACTTAATTAATtatgttttcaaaaaaaatttacttaACTCACTTACTTTAGAATTcgtcttcctttcaaaaaaaaaaataataataataattcgtCTTTCACATAACTCACTATCGTTAAATTTCTCATTATAACCCTTTAAAGTTGAGGATATATTTGTCCAAACATTAAAAAAATACATTTCTAACTtgaaaaatttatttttcaacttctttttataattttctgcagttttttaataaaaaaaggaattttttaaattaaatttaatttgaaaaaatatatatttttcatttttttcttcatgaaagaaaaattcagTTGTTAATGCATTGACATTAGTTGGGGGTTCTCTTTGGAGAACAACTCTTCCCACTTCCCATATTGATGTATTTCAATTGCCAGTGAGTTGATAAAGtctctttttcaataaaaaaaaaaaaaaaaattgttaatgCATTGtctagtgtttagacaaatataccctcaattttaatagTTTCTAACACAAGATTAAATGACAGAGAGTTACGTATAAGATAATGTTAAATGTGAATGAGTTAAGTcatatttttgaaaaatcaaTGAGTTAAGTATTGAATAAGTCAAAACTCACTGATCATTAGTATTTTTTGCCTTATTATTTTGAGATTTACATTTACTGGGCTGATGTCCCTTTAATGCAATTTCCCTTCCTTTGATAAAAAGAAATGTGCTTTAGGTTGCTGTTTTGTTTTTAAGTTTCATGCATGGTTGCAGGGACTTCAAATCAATAGCGTGTATGTAGATAGCGGACTAGTTGTGGGAAAAACAGACCATCGGTTTGTAATACTAGGATCGGGTCATAAGCATGCTCGGAAGATTGTTGACAAGATGATGGGCACCACgtatgtttttatgtttttaaagtATTGGTTATATttaagtaaaagtaaaaattgCTATCATTGAATTTAATTTTAGGATTAACAACTAAATACTCCCTGAATTATTAAATTATTTCCATTTTCATATCCAACTATTCAATTTTTGCATTTGCATATCTTATTTAATACCCTGACCACTAACACCGTTAAAATTTGTTGATAGTTAAAGGCATTTCCGTCAATTTATCaactttgtaattaaaatttcatTGAACTTTGtagttaaaattaaaatttctttATTGGGATTGTTTCTACTGTGACTAAAACCCAAAAATGTTTGTTCATCGATGCACACCAAGACCAATGGGTTGCTGTGATTGAATTGTTTCTTATTGGCCTCTAACTTACTTATATGATAGCAATTGGTGTGGAAGGGTTGTTTCTTCTTCCActtatatattttagttttggtCTTGTTCTAGTCAATTTTCActtataataatatatatatttcaaaaaatGTAGTGTATTGTAATTTTTGTGTTGTGTTGAATATTTTGACAACCAACTAATATTTGAtcatttcaaaaagaaaaaaattaaaataaatgtcaAAAATTATAAATTCATTAAAATGACGGAAATGCCCTTGAGTTAAAACCGTGTTAGTGGTCAAGGTAACTGAAGAAAATCTAAGGTACGAGAATGCAAAAATTTGATAGTTCGGGAAATATTTTGTAGTTGATCATTGATTTTACTAACATGAGCTACTTCTTATGTGCTAGAGATGAGTCTATGTACAACTACGATTTGTCGGCTAAAGGCTCTTTGGACCTATTTCTGAGATCTTTATTCAGTGCCACCTTTACCGATAGGTTAAGTGGGGGACCTTTGCATGGTAATTATACCTTTCAACCGataaaatcacaaaacaaatttaGTTCCAATACATTGTTTTTTATTATGACTCATTATCTTTCATATGTAAACTTAGGGTAAGCTTTTTATTCAGTGCCACCTATATCGATAGGTTAAGTGTGAGCCCATATGTAGATATGTAAGTAAAATCTCTCATATCTTTTTTACAGTTTATCGACTTCGCCTGCATGGTCAAAGTTGGGAGCCCATATGTCACCGTGATGTCTTGAAAGCTTATGCGGACTATTATGATGACTACGACGAAGAAAAGACTCTTTTCCTTATCTTCAACAGTGCGAAGATATTCGATCCAGTATACTCGGATGACCTTAAAAGCTTCTTCAGGTACATTCAAATAATGAATTGACATCTTTACCTTATCCATGCCATGCTCTATATACTCTATATAACAGTATATTTTAGACTTTCTATATCAATTCAACAACGTCGGTCTATTTCAACAGGGCATATGGAGAGATAGATATTGCTCACCGCGTAGCCCATATCCCAATAGCAAAGAACACTGGTTTTTATTTTCACAGGTTAGTGTGCAAGACGGCTGAAGATGCTACTCGTATTCATGACCACGTTAAGAAGGGTGGCGGTCCTCATGGTCTAGATCTGTCTAAAGTTCCTGTGCTTCTACGTGAGTTCCCAGATGGAGTGTTCTTCCACACGATGCAGCCAACCTTACGACTATATGTGAATCGGTGCTCCAAGAGATTGCTGCAAGTCATACGTGATTCTGTGTCGACCAAGTAGAGATCGAGTTGGTGTTTCTCGGAGTTTAACCACAAACCATTAGCTTTGTTGCGCCGTACCAACAGTCGAGGGCTCGAATTACCTTAAGTAGAGAAATGCTCTAGCTTCAGTCAAATTTAAATGAGCTTTTCTTTCACTTTTCACAATGCTTTGGCTTTGAGCAGTTGGGTTGGCGCCACTGGGACATAGAGATAATATACGATGTCAGTAGAAACTTAGGATCATATGGTCTCTCTAACCATACTCATCAATATACGAGTCGGTGGAACATAGTATCATCTGGTCTCTCTAACCATACTCATAACCTATGCCTTGCAAATTATGTTAAACCATGATCATTAGTATTTCCAGTTTTCCACCAAGTCACCAACGGCAAAAGAGCCACATAATGCCAATATCATACCCAATTAGATCATCAAGAATTTAACCAATTTGGAAACTTCCATTTGAAAGGAGCCAATCCAGTCAAAGAAGCAAAAGTGAAGATAGTGAGGGGAGCTGCCATatcaaaaaaaacaagaagggaGCTGAAATTTCATTATCACACTTTACACTTCAAGATCAAATTAGGCAGTCATAGTTGTATTCTACCATCACAATTTATGTGAATAAAACATTGTAATATCTGTACCTATGGGCAAGTTACATATTAAAGGCAATCTCAATCAGTCCCGAAAACTTAGatacccaaaaagaaaagaaaagttagaTATCTGAGAGTCAGTCCAACAACCAGAGGCTCCAGCTCCTTTATCATTGTCCCAAAAAGAGGCTATAcactaggggtgggcgcgggtcGGGTCGGACCGGTTTTGGGCCAAAACCGCATCCGACCCGTATTCTTCGGTGGGCTAAATATTAGGACCGGAAACTGAATGTTAATGGAGTGGGCCGAAAAATTCGGGTGACCCGAACTTTCAAGTCGGCCCGGTTCGGTTTCGGGCCGTCGGCGTCGTCGCTCATCGTTGTTGGAGAGTTGGGATCGTCGTTGCAGATCGAAGGTTGAAGAGTCGGGCTTGGCGTTGTGCAGATCGAAGGCGTCGGCAGGCTGAGGATCGAGCTCGGCATTGTGCAGATCAAAGGCGTTGGTCGGCGGCGCGGCGTGGTGGTTGTTGGTCGGTGGCtgtgagagacagagagagtgttGGTCTAGAGAGATGACTGATGAGAGgccgagagagatgagagagagagagagagtcgagagagagagatgagaggccgagagagagagagagagagagagagagagaacgggaataggttagggttttctttttgATCAGGTAAGGTCGAGTTCACATGAAACCTAATCAGAAGCCAATCAGAAGTTGACAcgtattaaaaataataaaaattaatattttatataaatTCGACCGGTTCGGTTTATTTCGGTCGGTTCAGAGTAAGAACCCGGTTCAGGCCTGATTCTATCCGGTCCGGTCCGGTTTGATGCATTTTCCTTAACTGTTTCTTCCAGTTCGGTAACCGGAACCCATTTTCCTggccggttcggccggttttctgctcccggttcggtttctgcccACCCCTAATATTATATGAGACACATTAAAAGGCAAAGAAAACTGTCTGAATCACCAACTCCAGCTTCTAAagtaaaagcaaagaaaactgTCTGAATCAGTCTCGGTCTATAGAAAAACAAAGACTGCCTAAGCTTCCATATCATTCATCATGGTACGTGATCACTCATTTTAGAAGGAGCGTGTTGATAGACAAAGAAACATGAAGGGAAAAACAAAAgccaaataaaaaaatctgATCCCCTTTtccctttcttcttctccatagAAAGTTGTTGGTGCCAATTTCAGCATCAACGAGTCAACGGAAGATCCGTTGAAATCCAAGTGTAAAGTGGTGGGGTTGTTTTCTTCAAGTGGCCGGGCCTATCTTTTCCTTCGATTAGTTTGACTACATGAGTAGCTTTGGTCGTCTACTTGTGACTGACGGTATGCCCTAGTGGACCTGTGCCTAGTCTTGGTCGTCCACCTCTTGTGATTGAATGTATGGCCTCGGGCTTCTTTTGCCTGATGTTGGGCGTCCAAGCTCCCTTGTTAGGTGAAACAGATAGTTTGGCCTTGGGCTTCCTTCGcctgatgttgggcctccacGCTCCTTTGTTGGGTGAAGCTAATGGTCTTGCCCTGGGCTTCCTTTGCTTGATGTTGGGCGTCCAAGCTtctttgttgggtgaaactgataatC encodes the following:
- the LOC133726998 gene encoding uncharacterized protein LOC133726998; amino-acid sequence: MMGTTDESMYNYDLSAKGSLDLFLRSLFSATFTDRLSGGPLHVYRLRLHGQSWEPICHRDVLKAYADYYDDYDEEKTLFLIFNSAKIFDPVYSDDLKSFFRAYGEIDIAHRVAHIPIAKNTGFYFHRLVCKTAEDATRIHDHVKKGGGPHGLDLSKVPVLLREFPDGVFFHTMQPTLRLYVNRCSKRLLQVIRDSVSTK